A window of the Candidatus Paraluminiphilus aquimaris genome harbors these coding sequences:
- a CDS encoding NAD-dependent protein deacetylase, translating into MRTMQKTVESLPTWLRRIERWTVLTGAGVSAASGIPTYRDRDGRWLRVDPIQHREFVESYSKRQRYWARSMVGWTGVDAAIPNANHYALAALERAGKIDTLITQNVDRLHQRAGSKNVIDLHGRLDRAVCLDCGAHETRESLQARLLANNPFVPEYRHIARPDGDADVPEDYISRISIPDCQSCGGTLMPDVVFFGGTVPKPRVELCSDAISRSSGLLVVGSSLQVYSGFRFCRQAEKHRIPIVIVNEGQTRADDLATLKISANAMQRLVAAVDELVPSTEKKTA; encoded by the coding sequence ATACGTACAATGCAGAAAACGGTTGAATCACTTCCTACTTGGCTTCGTCGCATTGAGCGCTGGACCGTTCTTACCGGCGCCGGTGTCAGTGCGGCCTCTGGCATACCAACGTATCGCGATCGAGATGGGCGATGGCTTCGCGTTGATCCGATTCAACATCGAGAATTTGTCGAATCTTACAGTAAACGGCAACGCTACTGGGCGCGATCTATGGTGGGCTGGACGGGCGTGGATGCGGCCATACCAAATGCTAATCACTATGCGCTGGCGGCGCTGGAACGTGCGGGTAAGATCGATACGCTGATAACGCAAAATGTCGATCGCTTGCACCAGCGGGCTGGATCAAAAAATGTGATCGATCTGCATGGTCGGCTGGACCGTGCGGTGTGTCTTGATTGCGGCGCCCACGAGACAAGGGAGTCTTTGCAGGCACGGTTACTGGCAAATAATCCTTTTGTTCCAGAATACCGCCACATAGCGCGGCCCGATGGTGATGCAGACGTTCCCGAGGATTACATCTCGCGAATAAGCATCCCCGATTGCCAGTCTTGCGGCGGTACACTCATGCCTGACGTGGTGTTTTTTGGGGGCACAGTGCCAAAGCCACGGGTCGAGCTCTGCTCTGATGCCATCTCACGCTCGAGTGGATTACTGGTCGTCGGTAGTTCCTTGCAGGTCTATTCGGGTTTTCGGTTTTGTCGTCAGGCGGAAAAACACCGGATTCCAATCGTCATTGTTAATGAAGGCCAGACACGTGCAGACGATCTGGCCACCCTTAAAATCTCAGCTAATGCGATGCAACGTTTGGTTGCCGCCGTAGACGAGCTTGTCCCTTCAACGGAGAAAAAAACCGCGTGA
- a CDS encoding cryptochrome/photolyase family protein: MSTTIVLFRQDLRLHDHPALTAASQRGAVIPVFVLDDEACGDWPMGGASRWWLKQSLLKLGRSIEQMQGKLVLRKGDTVEVLRELQAASGADAIYFSRQYQPWAAGTEAAINEAFNEIGVSVKRYPGTLLHEPGSVLTGSGTAFKVFTPFWRAALKMPIAAPLPAPAVQWSDAMPVSDELDDWKLDPKQQHGIPDWADGWEAMWEPGEDGAHHALERFLEAPVAHYSEGRDIPAKRYTSRLAPHLKFGEMSPRQVWASAQQRKLSAPQWNGAIDKFLAEIGWREFCYQLIDLFGAMPDRPFKQQFSGFPWDNSVDHLRAWQRGMTGYPIVDAGMRELWQTGFMHNRVRMIVASFLTKHLLVHWIEGERWFWDCLLDADIASNACSWQWVAGSGADAAPYFRIFNPIAQGQKFDPEGDYVKRWCPELAELPKKFLHEPWEAPALTLAGAGVALGENYPHPIVDHKTARQGALDAYEVIKKAG; the protein is encoded by the coding sequence GTGAGCACGACCATTGTTTTATTCAGGCAGGATCTCAGGCTTCACGACCACCCAGCGCTCACAGCAGCCTCACAACGCGGTGCCGTCATTCCCGTGTTCGTTCTTGACGATGAAGCCTGCGGGGATTGGCCCATGGGTGGCGCGAGTCGCTGGTGGCTCAAACAGAGCCTCCTAAAACTGGGACGTTCGATCGAGCAAATGCAGGGCAAGTTGGTGCTTCGCAAAGGTGACACAGTGGAGGTGCTGCGTGAGCTTCAAGCGGCGTCAGGGGCTGATGCGATCTATTTCTCTCGACAATACCAGCCATGGGCTGCAGGAACGGAAGCCGCCATCAATGAAGCCTTCAATGAGATTGGCGTCTCCGTGAAACGCTATCCGGGGACACTGCTTCATGAGCCAGGATCAGTACTCACTGGCTCGGGTACAGCATTCAAGGTCTTCACACCCTTTTGGCGAGCGGCGCTAAAAATGCCGATCGCCGCGCCGCTTCCTGCTCCGGCGGTTCAGTGGTCTGACGCCATGCCGGTCAGCGATGAGCTAGACGACTGGAAGCTGGACCCGAAGCAACAACATGGGATCCCCGATTGGGCGGATGGCTGGGAGGCGATGTGGGAGCCGGGTGAAGACGGCGCTCACCATGCTTTGGAGAGGTTTTTAGAAGCACCTGTTGCGCACTATTCCGAGGGCCGGGACATACCGGCAAAACGTTATACCTCACGCCTCGCGCCGCACCTTAAATTTGGGGAAATGTCACCCCGACAAGTCTGGGCCTCAGCACAGCAACGAAAGCTATCTGCGCCGCAGTGGAATGGCGCTATAGATAAGTTTCTCGCCGAAATCGGATGGCGAGAGTTTTGCTACCAACTAATCGATCTGTTCGGTGCCATGCCTGACCGCCCATTTAAACAACAGTTTTCAGGTTTTCCCTGGGATAACAGTGTCGATCATCTGCGCGCTTGGCAACGTGGCATGACAGGCTATCCCATCGTCGATGCAGGGATGAGAGAACTGTGGCAAACGGGTTTCATGCATAACCGCGTTCGGATGATCGTTGCCTCATTTTTAACGAAGCACTTGCTTGTCCATTGGATAGAAGGTGAACGGTGGTTCTGGGATTGCCTTTTAGACGCCGATATCGCCTCAAATGCCTGCAGTTGGCAATGGGTTGCCGGCTCCGGGGCTGATGCGGCACCCTATTTCCGTATCTTCAACCCCATTGCTCAAGGCCAAAAATTCGATCCTGAGGGCGACTACGTTAAACGTTGGTGTCCGGAACTGGCAGAACTTCCAAAGAAGTTCCTCCATGAACCCTGGGAGGCGCCTGCGTTGACCCTAGCCGGCGCCGGTGTCGCGCTTGGCGAAAACTATCCGCACCCCATCGTTGACCATAAAACCGCTCGGCAAGGAGCTCTTGACGCCTACGAAGTCATCAAGAAAGCAGGCTAA
- a CDS encoding cyclase family protein — protein sequence MRRFIDLSIYLENDVVSDPPPMRPKIDYIRHDAGAEQMADFFEGLDKSELPDSEGWAIEMVQLCTHNGTHLDAPYHYHSTMNNKAGGAERAITIDEVPLEWCFQPGVKLDFRDKPDGYVVTAADVEAELARIEVDLSPLTIVLVNTSAGKRYGSEDYVNAGAGMGYEATMYLLERGVRVTGTDAWSWDAPFSYTAERYAADKDARIIWEGHKAGRDIGYCHLEKMHNLEVLPDHGFTVSCFPHKVRGGSAGWTRAVAIIDEA from the coding sequence GTGCGCCGATTCATCGACTTGTCTATTTATCTCGAAAATGACGTGGTGAGTGACCCACCACCCATGCGTCCAAAAATTGACTACATTCGGCACGATGCGGGAGCCGAGCAAATGGCTGACTTCTTTGAGGGCCTCGATAAATCTGAGCTGCCAGACAGCGAGGGCTGGGCGATCGAGATGGTTCAGCTCTGCACGCACAACGGAACGCACCTTGATGCGCCTTACCACTACCACAGCACCATGAATAACAAAGCGGGAGGTGCTGAGAGGGCAATCACCATCGATGAGGTGCCCCTTGAATGGTGTTTCCAGCCCGGAGTGAAGCTGGATTTCAGAGACAAGCCAGATGGGTATGTCGTGACTGCGGCCGACGTTGAGGCTGAGCTTGCGCGAATAGAGGTCGATCTATCGCCCTTAACCATCGTTCTTGTCAATACTTCCGCAGGTAAGCGTTACGGAAGCGAAGACTATGTGAATGCAGGGGCTGGGATGGGTTATGAAGCGACAATGTACCTGCTAGAGCGGGGTGTTCGTGTCACCGGGACCGATGCGTGGAGTTGGGATGCGCCGTTTAGTTATACCGCTGAGCGCTACGCCGCAGACAAAGACGCACGTATTATTTGGGAGGGGCACAAGGCCGGACGCGATATCGGCTACTGCCACCTTGAGAAGATGCACAATCTAGAGGTTTTGCCCGACCATGGTTTCACGGTCAGCTGCTTCCCTCACAAAGTCCGCGGTGGCTCGGCCGGGTGGACGCGAGCAGTGGCGATTATCGATGAGGCTTAG
- a CDS encoding amidohydrolase, with the protein MNFFNKKLLLLSAACLSPLANAEAPYPSTYTAPEHNPTLITNATVLTGDGQRLEGASVYFVNGKIVEVTDSAPELAANTRVIDAKGRWVTPGVIDVHSHLGVYPSPDVDAHSDGNEATAPVTAEVWAEHSIWPQDPGFGRALAGGVTTLQILPGSANLFGGRAVTLKNVASVSYQGMKFPGAPYGLKMACGENPKRVYGRKGSGPSTRMGNIAGYRTAWIKAQDYRDEHAQYAALTREEQKETTRPKRDLELETLAGVLDGEIIIHMHCYRADEMLTILDLAKEFDYKVGTFHHGVEAYKIADELAENDVCGALWADWWGFKMEAYDGIQENIALVDRPDGSCAVVHSDSDEGIQRLNQEAAKAMSRGVKAGLDIPPERAITWITSNAAKSLGIEDKTGTLAAGKMADVVLWSGNPFSVYTKADHVFIDGVHRYDRLNPELQPVSDFELGQLLEAGE; encoded by the coding sequence ATGAATTTCTTCAATAAAAAACTACTGCTTCTGAGCGCCGCATGCTTGAGTCCACTCGCCAACGCCGAGGCGCCCTATCCGTCAACCTACACGGCACCTGAGCACAATCCAACGCTGATCACCAACGCTACGGTGTTGACAGGAGATGGTCAGCGTCTTGAGGGCGCCAGTGTTTATTTTGTGAACGGCAAAATCGTCGAGGTAACTGACAGTGCGCCCGAATTGGCAGCCAATACACGAGTGATCGATGCGAAGGGACGATGGGTCACGCCCGGCGTGATTGACGTGCACTCGCATTTAGGGGTCTATCCCTCCCCTGATGTTGACGCGCACTCAGATGGAAACGAGGCGACAGCGCCCGTCACGGCCGAAGTTTGGGCAGAACACAGTATTTGGCCACAGGACCCCGGTTTTGGCCGCGCGCTGGCCGGTGGCGTCACGACGCTGCAGATCTTGCCAGGCTCGGCAAACTTGTTCGGTGGACGTGCCGTCACTTTAAAGAATGTCGCTTCGGTGTCCTATCAAGGCATGAAGTTTCCCGGCGCGCCCTATGGCCTAAAAATGGCCTGCGGCGAGAATCCAAAACGGGTCTACGGCAGGAAAGGCAGTGGGCCGTCTACGCGCATGGGTAATATCGCAGGCTACCGAACAGCATGGATCAAAGCGCAAGACTATCGTGATGAGCACGCCCAATACGCTGCGCTAACTCGCGAAGAACAAAAAGAGACCACAAGGCCAAAACGTGACCTCGAACTTGAGACACTCGCCGGGGTGCTCGACGGAGAGATCATCATTCACATGCATTGTTACCGAGCGGACGAGATGCTAACCATCTTAGATCTCGCTAAGGAGTTCGATTACAAGGTGGGTACATTCCACCACGGTGTCGAGGCCTACAAGATTGCCGATGAACTTGCAGAAAATGATGTCTGCGGGGCGCTGTGGGCTGACTGGTGGGGCTTCAAGATGGAAGCCTACGATGGAATTCAGGAAAATATTGCCCTCGTTGATCGTCCCGACGGCAGTTGTGCCGTCGTGCACTCCGACTCTGATGAAGGCATCCAGCGACTGAATCAAGAAGCAGCCAAAGCCATGAGCCGCGGGGTCAAGGCGGGATTAGACATTCCGCCCGAGCGTGCGATCACGTGGATTACATCTAACGCCGCGAAGTCACTCGGCATTGAAGATAAAACGGGGACACTTGCAGCAGGAAAGATGGCTGATGTTGTGCTGTGGAGCGGTAACCCTTTTAGCGTGTATACCAAAGCCGACCACGTCTTTATTGACGGCGTCCACCGCTACGACAGGTTGAACCCTGAGTTACAGCCGGTTTCTGATTTCGAGCTTGGACAACTACTGGAGGCGGGAGAATGA